In Micromonospora ferruginea, the sequence GCCAGGCGGGAGTCCATCACCAGCGACTCGCCGGAGGCGGCGATGTCCCGCTGGAGCTGGTCGACGTAGCCGTCGACGGCCTGGTCCAGCTCGGCGTGCAGGTTGAGCTGGAGCGCGGTCATCTGCCGCTCCTGGGCCATCTGGCGATAGAGGTCGCCGACGCTGACCCGGCGCAGCCCGAGCCGCTTGGCGATCTCGACGGAAACGGTGCTCTTGCCGCTGCCGAGGTCACCGTTGAAGACGATCGACTGACGAACGGTCACGACTGGTCCACCCCTGCTCACCGGCTGACTGACGACATCGAATCCGTGTGGCCCGACGTGCCCGGAGCACCCGTCGCGCCGCATCCCGCGCGGAATTCCCGCACGCCTGGGCATGACGGGCGATGCTATCACCGCGCGCTACCCAATTGCCGGACCAGGTGTGCGTCAAACCCCAGGTCACGACCGTGCGCGAGGGCCCGGGTGCGCTGGGTCACGATCTCCGGACCCGATCAGAACAGGCTGAGCGGATCCACCTGGAGCCGGACCGGATCGACGGCCTTACGGGCGCTGCGCTGCCCGGCCGCGGCGTGCAACGCGTCCGCGAGCGCGGCGGCCCGGGCGCGCGGCACCCGGACCAGCATCCGCTCCCGGCCCTCGTCGGCCGGCACCGGGCCGAGCACCTCCGCGTCGTCGGGCAGCCGGGCGCCGGCCAGCAGGTCGGCCACCGCCTCGGCCACGCCGGTGACGCTCGCCATCCGTACCGCCGGCGGGAAGCCCAGCTCGCGGCGCTCGGCCAGCTCCCGGGCCGCGAACCAGGCCGCGTCCCAGCGCAGCAGCGCCTGCACCGGGGCCAGCGCGCCGTCGGCGACCACCACCACCCGGCCGCCGGCCGCGCCGGGTCGGGCCAGCGCGGCCCCGGCCAGCCAGCGCCGCAACGCCTCCTCCCCGGCCCGCAGGTCGGCCCGGGTGAGCAGCGCCCACGAGTCGAGCAGCAGCACCGCGCCGTAGCCGCCCTCGGCGACCGGCTCGGCCCCCGGGGTGGCGATCACCAGGCCGGCGCCGCCGGGCACGCCGGCCAGCACCTCCTCGCGCCCGGACGTCCGCACCGGCACCCCCGGGAAGGCCCGGCCCAGCTCCTCGGCGGTACGCCGGGCGCCGGTGACCGAGGCGCGCAGCCGCCGCCCACCGCACTGCGGGCAGGCGTACGCGGCGGCGACCCGGCCGCACCAGCGGCAGGCGGGCGTCCCCTGGGCCGACGGCAGGCCGAGCGGGCCGGCGCAGTGCGGGCAGCGGGCCGGGGTCCGGCAGTCGGCGCAGGCGACCGAGGGCAGGTAGCCGCGGCGGGGCACCTGCACCAGCACCGGCAGGTCGGCGCGGAGCGCGTCGCGGGCGGTGGTCCAGGCCAGGCTGGGCAGCCGGGCCGAGGCCGCGCCCGGGTCCCGGGCCAACTGCGGGTCGTCGCCGGTGGGCGCCATCGCCGGCATCCGCTCCCGCACCGTGGCCCGGTCGGCGACCACCTCCCGCGCCCAGCCGGTCTCCACCAGCAGTTGCGCCTCGGCGGTCCGGGCGTAGCCGCCGACCAGGGCGGCCGCGCCGGTGAGCTGCGCCCGGGTGAGCAGCACGTCACGGGC encodes:
- a CDS encoding primosomal protein N', which encodes MDVPLPHLDRPFDYLVPEALDADARPGVRVKVRFAGQLVDGWLLERVAESDHPKLAYLEKVVSPVPVLSPEVARLARAVADRYAGSLADVLRLAVPPRHARAEKSATAAEPATTDAEPATEAEPAPAAAEPATVVPEPAGDAPAPVDPRGWRDYPAGPALLRALADGRAPRAVWSALPGEDWADRYADAVAATVAGGRGAVVVVADGRDLDRLDAALTAVLGPGRHACLAAAAGPARRYRAFLAARRGEVPVVIGTRAAMFAPVERLGLVAVWDDGDDLHAEPRAPYPHARDVLLTRAQLTGAAALVGGYARTAEAQLLVETGWAREVVADRATVRERMPAMAPTGDDPQLARDPGAASARLPSLAWTTARDALRADLPVLVQVPRRGYLPSVACADCRTPARCPHCAGPLGLPSAQGTPACRWCGRVAAAYACPQCGGRRLRASVTGARRTAEELGRAFPGVPVRTSGREEVLAGVPGGAGLVIATPGAEPVAEGGYGAVLLLDSWALLTRADLRAGEEALRRWLAGAALARPGAAGGRVVVVADGALAPVQALLRWDAAWFAARELAERRELGFPPAVRMASVTGVAEAVADLLAGARLPDDAEVLGPVPADEGRERMLVRVPRARAAALADALHAAAGQRSARKAVDPVRLQVDPLSLF